Genomic segment of Nitrospirota bacterium:
CCCACCTCCCGAAGGACACGTTCCACCGTTCGCGTCGATATTCAGCGTAAAGCTGCCACTCGCGCTCACGCTGCCGCTCGCGGAGAGACTCGGGATCGTAAAGTTGCCGGCGCTATCAACCAACACCAACCCACCAGCCTGCTGCATATCCACCACACCGGCGTTTTCACCACACACAGTGGAGTTCGCGGTTAAGACCGTGAAGGTCAACACCCAGGCGCCGGCAAACGGCATCTCCGAAGTCGCTGCCTCAAGGCGCGTGAACGTAAACGCGCTGACGTCTCCGGCCTGGTTGAGCGTGCCCGTGATGGTGTTCAGATTCGTCGCGCTTCCGGTACCAGTCCCAATGGGACAGGTCCCACCACCCGGGTGGCCATTCTGATCACCAAACGCCGTAATCGTCAGATTGCCATTGGCATCGACGGTGCCGCTCAACCCGATATACGCGGGATAGTCCGCATCCATCCCGACGAAATGGCCGCTGGCATCGATCACGACCGCGCCGACGTCGCCGGTCACGCCGATATCCTGCGCGGTCAATCCGCACAGCGACGGCGCGCCGACCTGGGTCGTCGTGGCCTGTAGATGCCACACCCCGGCGTAAGGATTAGCGGTACTGCCGCTTAAAGGGCTGCTGTTGCTAAAGAGCGCGGTGAAGGTGCCGTCGTTGTCCGCGTCTTCCTCTACCGTGGTGTCCACGCTATCGGCATCTTCGGTCACGGTGGCCCTGTAGTCGACAATGCCATCATCGTTGGTATCGACATTCACTACGCCGTTGTTCACCGTGACGCTATCCAGAAAATGGTCAAAACCCGTTTGATCAGCGTCAAATGGGCTGGTAATCAGGTTGAACGTCGCTGGGTCGATCCCAGCAATCGTGGTCAGCCAGCTTTGCACCATCTGCTCGACCACGCCCTCGATCACGCTGAGTTCAGTGGGACTCGGCGGATCCACCGAGCCCGTCCCAGCAAAGGCCGCGTCAATCGTGGTGTTCTGAACCTCATACCATGTCCGAATGATCAGGTCGGTCAGTGGGTGGATGTTGACCGTGCCGGCGGTCTCGCCGATGCTGTACAAGTACGACCCGCCGCCCACGTCGACTCTCACCAGAAACGGTGGGGTCATACCCGTGACGTCAAGGCTGTACGAGCCATCGGTCCCCGTGGTCGCCGTCGCGGTCGTCCCATCGGCGTCTTTGATCGTGATCGTGGCGCCGGCGATCGCCGCACCCGTGGCCGCAGTGCCGGTCACCGTGGTCGATGTCGCGGCGGGCGATGAATCCCCGCCCCCGTTGCACCCCGCGAGAAGCAAGAGTCCTAAAAAGGTTCTCAGACCCCCCAACTGCTCCCTGGTATTTCGCATCAGTCCCTCCCTTGAAATGGTGTGAGCGCGCCGCCTGACCCGTCGGCGTAGAGGGAAGTCTAGCTTCGGCGGATAACGCGTCAAGGGTTCGAACACAGAGACGGGATTGACGGCGAGGCTGCTGTTCTGCGATATCTATCTCCTCTCACAGAAACGGGCAGTCAACTCAAGGGGGAGCGAGCATGGGCTCGGAGGCGCTCTGCACGTGTCGGTCTGAGGGCCGGACATCCAAGGGCACGGCGCACCTGGATTCGACCAGCCTGGTGTTCCGCGGCGAGTTTCGGCTCGCGATCCCGCTCAAGGACGTCGCGCAGGTTGAGGCGCGAGACGGTCGCCTGACGCTGACGTTCTCGGCCGGTACGGCCTCGCTGGATCTGGGCAAGGCGGCCGAAACGTGGGCGAGCAAGATCAAGAGCCCGAAAAGCTTGATCGACAAGCTGGGCGTCAAGCCCGGCGCCCGCGTGTGCGTGCTCGGCGTGCAGGATGAAGCGGTTCTCGATCAACTCCGGCAGCGGACCGACCAAGTCACCCACAAGCCCAGGCCCGATGCAGACATCATCTTCTATGCGGCCGACAGCCTGGACGCACTCAAATCACTCACGCGCCTGAAGGCCTCGCTCAAGCCTGACGGGGCGATCTGGGTGGTCTCGCTCAAGGGCAAGCAGGCGCGCATCAAAGACACCGACGTGATGGCCGTTGCCCGTGACGCAGGGCTCGTCGCCACCAAGGTGGTGGGCTTCTCGGACACGCACACCGCGCTGAAGCTCGTGATTCCCAAGGCGAAGCGCTGA
This window contains:
- a CDS encoding DUF3052 family protein, giving the protein MGSEALCTCRSEGRTSKGTAHLDSTSLVFRGEFRLAIPLKDVAQVEARDGRLTLTFSAGTASLDLGKAAETWASKIKSPKSLIDKLGVKPGARVCVLGVQDEAVLDQLRQRTDQVTHKPRPDADIIFYAADSLDALKSLTRLKASLKPDGAIWVVSLKGKQARIKDTDVMAVARDAGLVATKVVGFSDTHTALKLVIPKAKR